One Dunckerocampus dactyliophorus isolate RoL2022-P2 chromosome 18, RoL_Ddac_1.1, whole genome shotgun sequence genomic region harbors:
- the LOC129170857 gene encoding 60S ribosomal protein L3-like isoform X1 yields MSHRKFHAPRHGHLGFLPRKRSKKHRGRVRTWPKDDPSQPVHLTAFLGYKAGMTHTLREVHRAGLKQSKREEVEAVTIIETPPVMVVGVVGYIVTVQGLRALKTVFAEHLSDECKRRFYKNWHKSKKKAFTKYSKKWQDESGKKELDKDFARMKKYCSVIRVIVHSQMRFLPIKQKKAHIMEVQLNGGSISDKVDWAKERLEQAVPVSAVFHQDDMIDIIGVTKGHGFKGVTSRWGTKKLPRKTHKGLRKVACIGAWHPARVGFTIARAGQKGYHHRTEINKKIYRIGKGVHIHEGKVIRNNASTNYDISEKTITPMGGFPHYGDVNNDYVMVKGCVVGAKKRVLTLRKSLHVQTSRKWTEAIELKFIDTTSKFGHGRFQTALEKRAFMGPQKKDTLKTLPEPMAEET; encoded by the exons ATG TCTCACCGTAAATTCCATGCGCCACGCCATGGACACCTGGGCTTTCTTCCTCGCAAGCGTAGCAAGAAGCACAGGGGCCGAGTGCGTACGTGGCCGAAAGATGACCCCAGCCAACCCGTGCATCTCACCGCCTTCCTGGGCTACAAGGCAGGCATGACCCACACCTTAAGAGAGGTGCACCGTGCTGGCCTCA AGCAATCAAAGCGAGAGGAAGTGGAGGCAGTTACCATCATTGAGACCCCCCCGGTCATGGTGGTGGGCGTGGTGGGCTACATTGTCACCGTGCAGGGTTTGCGTGCCCTGAAGACCGTCTTTGCTGAGCATCTGAGTGACGAGTGCAAGCGTCGATTCTACAAAAACTG GCACAAGAGCAAGAAAAAGGCTTTCACCAAGTACAGCAAAAAGTGGCAGGATGAGAGCGGAAAGAAAGAGCTGGACAAGGATTTTGCTCGGATGAAGAAGTATTGTTCAGTCATTCGGGTTATTGTTCACTCTCAG ATGCGATTTCTGCCCATAAAGCAGAAGAAGGCTCATATCATGGAGGTGCAGTTAAACGGTGGGAGCATCTCGGACAAGGTCGACTGGGCAAAGGAGAGACTGGAGCAAGCTGTGCCCGTGTCTGCCGTTTTCCACCAGGATGACATGATTGACATCATTGGGGTTACAAAGGGTCATGGCTTTAAAG GTGTGACAAGTCGCTGGGGCACAAAGAAACTCCCCAGGAAGACTCACAAAGGTTTGCGGAAGGTGGCGTGCATTGGAGCGTGGCATCCTGCTCGTGTGGGCTTCACCATAGCTCGAGCTGGTCAGAAGGGCTACCACCATCGTACTGAGATCAACAAGAAG ATCTATCGAATTGGCAAAGGTGTTCACATCCATGAGGGAAAGGTGATCCGGAATAACGCCTCCACTAACTATGACATCAGTGAGAAGACCATTACCCCCATG GGAGGCTTCCCACATTACGGTGATGTAAATAATGATTATGTTATGGTGAAAGGCTGCGTGGTCGGCGCAAAGAAACGTGTCCTTACCCTCAGGAAG TCTCTGCATGTGCAGACGTCTCGCAAGTGGACCGAAGCCATCGAGCTCAAGTTCATTGACACCACGTCCAAGTTTGGTCACGGCCGTTTCCAGACTGCGCTGGAGAAAAGAGCATTTATG GGCCCTCAAAAAAAGGACACCCTGAAGACGCTGCCAGAGCCAATGGCAGAGGAGACTTAA
- the LOC129170857 gene encoding 60S ribosomal protein L3-like isoform X2: protein MTHTLREVHRAGLKQSKREEVEAVTIIETPPVMVVGVVGYIVTVQGLRALKTVFAEHLSDECKRRFYKNWHKSKKKAFTKYSKKWQDESGKKELDKDFARMKKYCSVIRVIVHSQMRFLPIKQKKAHIMEVQLNGGSISDKVDWAKERLEQAVPVSAVFHQDDMIDIIGVTKGHGFKGVTSRWGTKKLPRKTHKGLRKVACIGAWHPARVGFTIARAGQKGYHHRTEINKKIYRIGKGVHIHEGKVIRNNASTNYDISEKTITPMGGFPHYGDVNNDYVMVKGCVVGAKKRVLTLRKSLHVQTSRKWTEAIELKFIDTTSKFGHGRFQTALEKRAFMGPQKKDTLKTLPEPMAEET from the exons ATGACCCACACCTTAAGAGAGGTGCACCGTGCTGGCCTCA AGCAATCAAAGCGAGAGGAAGTGGAGGCAGTTACCATCATTGAGACCCCCCCGGTCATGGTGGTGGGCGTGGTGGGCTACATTGTCACCGTGCAGGGTTTGCGTGCCCTGAAGACCGTCTTTGCTGAGCATCTGAGTGACGAGTGCAAGCGTCGATTCTACAAAAACTG GCACAAGAGCAAGAAAAAGGCTTTCACCAAGTACAGCAAAAAGTGGCAGGATGAGAGCGGAAAGAAAGAGCTGGACAAGGATTTTGCTCGGATGAAGAAGTATTGTTCAGTCATTCGGGTTATTGTTCACTCTCAG ATGCGATTTCTGCCCATAAAGCAGAAGAAGGCTCATATCATGGAGGTGCAGTTAAACGGTGGGAGCATCTCGGACAAGGTCGACTGGGCAAAGGAGAGACTGGAGCAAGCTGTGCCCGTGTCTGCCGTTTTCCACCAGGATGACATGATTGACATCATTGGGGTTACAAAGGGTCATGGCTTTAAAG GTGTGACAAGTCGCTGGGGCACAAAGAAACTCCCCAGGAAGACTCACAAAGGTTTGCGGAAGGTGGCGTGCATTGGAGCGTGGCATCCTGCTCGTGTGGGCTTCACCATAGCTCGAGCTGGTCAGAAGGGCTACCACCATCGTACTGAGATCAACAAGAAG ATCTATCGAATTGGCAAAGGTGTTCACATCCATGAGGGAAAGGTGATCCGGAATAACGCCTCCACTAACTATGACATCAGTGAGAAGACCATTACCCCCATG GGAGGCTTCCCACATTACGGTGATGTAAATAATGATTATGTTATGGTGAAAGGCTGCGTGGTCGGCGCAAAGAAACGTGTCCTTACCCTCAGGAAG TCTCTGCATGTGCAGACGTCTCGCAAGTGGACCGAAGCCATCGAGCTCAAGTTCATTGACACCACGTCCAAGTTTGGTCACGGCCGTTTCCAGACTGCGCTGGAGAAAAGAGCATTTATG GGCCCTCAAAAAAAGGACACCCTGAAGACGCTGCCAGAGCCAATGGCAGAGGAGACTTAA
- the ndufb10 gene encoding NADH dehydrogenase [ubiquinone] 1 beta subcomplex subunit 10, translated as MPSDFEKDAYPEPPRQTPVVDKQTSLPNPALILSKLFYYSVDLPVTTFRDAIDGVRAKNKLVYYHQKFRRVPDLTDCQEGDYLCYYEAEMQWRRDYKVDQEIVKVIQERLGACQQREGPSYQQNCSKEIQQFNEVTKNFQSRYGDLGAYASGRKCLMKQKERMMAAQTQNA; from the exons ATGCCTTCAGATTTTGAGAAAGATGCATATCCTGAGCCTCCTCGGCAGACTCCGGTTGTGGACAAACAGACATCTTTGCCAAACCCGGCGCTGATTTTGTCCAAACTCTTCTATTACTCCGTGGACCTGCCTGTCACCACATTTAGAG ACGCCATCGACGGCGTTCGGGCGAAAAACAAGTTGGTCTACTACCACCAGAAGTTCCGCCGTGTTCCCGACCTGACCGACTGCCAAGAAGGAGATTACCTGTGCTACTACGAGGCTGAGATGCAATGGAGGAGAGACTA TAAAGTGGACCAGGAGATTGTAAAGGTGATCCAGGAGCGCCTCGGCGCCTGTCAGCAAAGAGAAGGTCCCAGCTACCAACAGAACTGTTCAAAGGAGATACAGCAGTTCAACGAAGTTACCAAGAACTTCCAGTCACGCT ATGGGGACCTAGGAGCATATGCCAGTGGGAGGAAATGTCTCATGAAGCAAAAAGAAAGGATGATGGCAGCTCAGACCCAAAACGCATAA
- the rps2 gene encoding 40S ribosomal protein S2, producing the protein MADDAGGRGGFRGGFGPGGRGRGRGRGRGRGRGRGARGGKSEDKEWVPVTKLGRLVKDMKIKSLEEIYLYSLPIKESEIIDFFLGSALKDEVLKIMPVQKQTRAGQRTRFKAFVAIGDYNGHVGLGVKCSKEVATAIRGAIILAKLSIVPVRRGYWGNKIGKPHTVPCKVTGRCGSVLVRLIPAPRGTGIVSAPVPKKLLMMAGIDDCYTSARGCTATLGNFAKATFDAISKTYSYLTPDLWKETVFTKSPYQEFTDHLAKTHTRVSVQRGQAVQAATS; encoded by the exons ATGGCGGACGACGCCGGTGGTAGAGGAGGTTTTCGCGGAGGTTTTGGCCCAGGTGGCCGTGGTCGGGGCCGTGGACGCGGGAGAGGCCGTGGTAGAGGCCGCGGTGCCCGCGGAGGCAAGTCTGAGGACAAGGAA TGGGTCCCTGTCACCAAGCTGGGTCGCCTGGTTAAAGACATGAAGATCAAGTCCCTGGAGGAGATCTATCTATACTCTCTGCCTATAAAG GAGTCTGAAATCATTGACTTCTTCTTGGGTTCTGCGCTGAAAGATGAGGTTCTGAAGATCATGCCTGTTCAGAAGCAGACCAGGGCTGGTCAGCGTACCAGGTTCAAG GCCTTTGTTGCCATTGGCGACTACAACGGCCATGTTGGTCTGGGAGTGAAATGCTCCAAGGAGGTGGCCACCGCCATCCGTGGTGCCATCATTCTGGCCAAGCTGTCGATTGTCCCCGTCAGGAGAGGTTACTGGGGTAACAAGATTGGCAAGCCCCACACCGTACCCTGCAAGGTGACTGGTCGCTGTGGCTCTGTCCTGGTGCGTCTCATCCCTGCACCCCGTGGTACCGGTATCGTGTCTGCTCCCGTGCCCAAGAAGTTGCTCATGATGGCCGGTATTGATGACTGCTACACCTCTGCAAGAGGCTGTACTGCCACCCTTGGCAActttg CCAAGGCCACCTTTGATGCCATCTCCAAGACTTACAGCTACCTGACCCCTGATCTCTGGAAGGAGACTGTCTTCACCAAGTCGCCGTACCAG GAGTTCACTGACCATCTGGCCAAGACTCACACCAGAGTGTCTGTGCAGAGAGGCCAGGCTGTCCAGGCAGCAACCTCCTAG
- the rnf151 gene encoding RING finger protein 151 gives MADAEVSSQSGGYDVELFVDTPDYDLICTICQGVLRCPVRAACHHIFCKKCILQWLKRQETCPCCRKPINACMIFVMFKLSKSIGRMKIKCKNEIRGCAVTFPLSEQYCHSMSCLYELIPCPYQGCRAQLLRRDLDAHSRHCEHWRQPCHMGCGTVLSHRTRAQHNCYMQLKQQYEARRRNHGAIAAALQRKMRKMQNTMTHMKRQIGLICESLEVMDDLNKVEEDLGEGSSSSTGTSSSDSNT, from the exons ATG GCGGACGCAGAGGTGTCATCCCAAAGTGGAGGCTATGATGTGGAGCTGTTTGTGGACACACCAGACTACGATCTCATCTGCACCATATGCCAGGGAGTGCTGCGTTGTCCTGTCAGAGCAGCGTGCCACCACATTTTCTGCAAGAAGTGCATTTTACAGTGGCTCAagag GCAGGAGACTTGCCCTTGCTGCAGAAAGCCAATTAACGCATGCATGATCTTTGTCATGTTCAAATTGAGCAAGTCAATCGGACGCATGAAGATAAAG TGTAAGAATGAGATCCGTGGTTGTGCAGTGACATTCCCCCTGTCAGAGCAGTACTGCCACAGCATGAGCTGCTTGTACGAGCTCATCCCGTGCCCGTACCAAGGCTGTCGCGCTCAGCTCCTCCGCCGCGACCTAGACGCCCACTCGCGTCACTGCGAGCATTGGCGCCAGCCCTGCCACATGGGCTGCGGCACCGTGCTCTCCCACCGCACTCGGGCTCAGCACAACTGCTACATGCAGCTGAAGCAGCAGTATGAGGCCAGGCGCAGGAACCACGGGGCCATCGCCGCCGCTCTgcagaggaagatgaggaagatgcagaacacaatgaccCACATGAAGCGGCAGATAGGGTTGATATGTGAGAGCCTGGAGGTGATGGATGACCTAAACAAGGTGGAAGAGGACCTGGGTGAGGGCAGCTCCAGCTCCACTGGGACGTCTAGCAGCGACAGCAACACCTGA
- the tbl3 gene encoding transducin beta-like protein 3, which translates to MANINFNFKTNYAVSSKIEPFYKGGKVQISKDEKYIFCTCGSRVNVLEISTGKIIHSVEHDDQEDITSFALSCDDEILVTASRALLLKQWDWRKAQCTRSWKAIHTVPIASMTFDSTSTLLATGGCDGTIKLWDIVKQYCTHNLKGSSGVVHLVHFHPDIDRLQLFSSSLDCGIRLWDLRTSKCVCVLQSHYSAVTSLSFSPDGDTMISSGRDKICTVWNLKSQTVKRTVPVYEAVEGVLILPTKTDLSQIGVKTKDLHFITAGSKGVLRVWEASTGRCVYVQPLHSTLSPPSEDEEEKDDDPRGLTYLLDMPASARLATVTAEHNIVLYQLPALSTQQQFVGYNDEVLDVKFLGKNDSHIVVATNSCQLKVFELLTNSCQILYGHTDTILSLDVFKKGFAFASCAKDRSVRVWHMDGDSGHVHCVAHGSSHTNAVGSITCSRMKASFIVSGSQDCTVKVWDLPADLSATDVHQLTARVTEKAHDKDVNSVAVSPNDKLLASGSQDRTAKLWSLAGEGSIGLLGVFRGHRRGVWAVCFSPVDQVLATSSADGTSKLWGLQDFSCLKTFEGHDASVLKVIFVSRGTQLLSSGSDGLVKLWTIKTNECVKTFDAHQDKVWGLHGSHKDDKLVTGSADSNITVWMDVTEAELAEEQAKQEDQIMKQQELSNLLHEKKYLKALGLAISLDQPHTVLSVIKEIRQDQDSYELLEKTVLKLRPDQKESLLRYCSVWNTNAKNCLDAQAVLRVLLTHLPPEEMLQYQGARTHLEALIPYTERHMQRIGRLLQASMFLNYMWQKMRVAGAPSSMDQHEEMDTSPLGSEPVFMIDKGPGKDGGQDKDADDSGSDDDPYCPFEENGEKEGENDDDEEVSATKKATTNGSHPAESSEESSEEDEDETRETTVKAVKCVATSSPPQCSIFTS; encoded by the exons ATGGCGAATATCAACTTCAACTTCAAAACAAA TTACGCTGTTTCTAGTAAGATTGAGCCTTTCTACAAAGGAGGAAAAGTGCAG ATCAGCAAAGATGAAAAATACATCTTTTGCACATGTGGATCCCGTGTCAATGTTCTGGAGATCAGCACCGGGAAGATAATCCACAGTGTTGAGCAT GATGATCAAGAGGACATCACATCGTTTGCACTTAGCTGCGATGATGAG ATTCTCGTAACAGCCAGCAGAGCTCTTCTGTTGAAGCAGTGGGACTGGAGGAAAGCGCAATGCACGCGCTCCTGGAAAGCCATCCACACTGTTCCCATAGCCAGCATGACTTTTGACTCCACCTCCACTCTCTTAGCCACAG GTGGTTGTGATGGTACGATCAAACTTTGGGATATTGTCAAGCAGTACTGCACCCACAACCTTAAAGGATCATCTGGGGTTGTACA CCTGGTCCACTTCCACCCTGACATCGACCGGCTGCAGCTCTTCTCGTCCTCCCTGGACTGCGGCATCCGTCTGTGGGATCTGCGTAcaagcaagtgtgtgtgtgtgcttcagaGCCACTACAGTGCCGTTACGTCTCTCAGCTTCAGCCCCGATGGTGACACAATGATCAG TTCTGGCAGAGATAAGATCTGCACAGTGTGGAACCTGAAGAGTCAGACAGTGAAGAGAACTGTACCTGTTTATGAG GCTGTGGAGGGTGTTTTGATCCTCCCCACAAAAACAGACCTCTCTCAAATTGGAGTCAAGACAAAAGACCTGCATTTCATCACAGCTGGCAGCAAAG GGGTGTTGAGAGTGTGGGAAGCCAGCACGGGCCGCTGCGTCTACGTCCAGCCACTGCACTCCACCCTCAGCCCGCCCTCtgaagatgaggaggagaaGGACGACGACCCCCGTGGTCTGACGTACCTGCTCGACATGCCCGCCTCTGCCAGGCTGGCCACAGTTACTGCAGAGCACAACATAGTGCTCTACCAGCTACCTGCTCTCAGCACACAGCAACAG TTTGTGGGCTACAATGACGAGGTGCTGGATGTAAAATTCTTGGGTAAAAACGACAGCCACATTGTGGTAGCGACCAACAGCTGCCAGCTGAAAGTCTTTGAGCTACTCACTAACAGCTGCCAGATCCTCTATGGACACACGG ATACAATCCTCTCAttggatgtgtttaaaaaaggCTTTGCTTTTGCAAGCTGTGCAAAG GACAGATCAGTGCGTGTGTGGCACATGGACGGTGATAGCGGCCACGTCCACTGTGTGGCACACGGTTCCAGCCACACTAATGCAGTGGGCTCCATCACCTGTTCCAG GATGAAAGCATCTTTCATAGTGTCTGGCAGTCAGGACTGCACTGTAAAGGTGTGGGATCTCCCTGCAGACTTGTCTGCAACAGATGTCCATCAGCTGACTGCACGTGTCACAGAGAAAGCGCATGATAAG GATGTCAACAGCGTTGCCGTTTCACCCAACGACAAGCTGCTGGCATCCGGCTCACAAGACCGCACAGCCAAGCTGTGGTCCTTGGCGGGTGAGGGCAGCATCGGCCTACTTGGGGTGTTTCGGGGCCACCGGCGAGGCGTTTGGGCCGTCTGTTTCTCACCCGTCGACCAGGTGCTGGCTACCTCCTCCGCAGACGGCACCAGCAAGCTGTGGGGCCTTCAGGACTTTAGCTGCCTCAAG ACGTTTGAGGGGCACGACGCATCCGTGTTGAAGGTCATCTTTGTGAGCCGAGGCACTCAGCTGCTTAGCAG TGGCTCAGATGGTTTGGTAAAACTATGGACCATCAAGACCAACGAGTGCGTGAAGACCTTCGATGCCCACCAGGACAAAGTGTGGGGTCTCCACGGCAGCCACAAAGACGACAAGCTGGTAACCGGGTCAGCCGACTCCAACATCACTGTGTGGATG GATGTGACAGAAGCAGAGCTGGCAGAGGAGCAGGCCAAGCAGGAGGATCAGATAATGAA GCAGCAGGAGTTGTCTAACCTGCTCCATGAGAAGAAATACCTGAAAGCTCTGGGCCTTGCCATCTCGTTGGACCAGCCGCACACGGTGCTGTCTGTAATTAAAG AAATCCGTCAAGACCAAGATAGTTATGAGCTTCTGGAGAAGACTGTGCTCAAACTTAGACCGGATCAGAAAG AGTCACTCCTGCGTTACTGTTCGGTGTGGAACACCAATGCTAAGAACTGTCTGGATGCCCAGGCCGTCCTCAGGGTGCTGCTTACGCACCTTCCACCTGAGGAGATGCTGCAGTACCAGGGAGCCCGCACTCACCTGGAGGCCCTTATACCCTACACAG AGAGACACATGCAGAGGATCGGCCGTCTTCTGCAGGCGTCCATGTTCCTCAACTACATGTGGCAGAAGATGAGAGTAGCTGGTGCGCCATCCAG CATGGACCAACATGAAGAAATGGACACATCGCCACTGGGCTCTGAGCCTGTGTTTATGATTGACAAGGGCCCAGGAAAGGACGGCGGCCAAGACAAAGACGCAGACGATAGCGGAAGCGACGACGATCCCTATTGTCCGTTTGAGGAGAACGGGGAAAAGGAGGGAGAGAATGACGACGATGAAGAGGTGAGCGCCACCAAGAAAGCCACCACAAATGGCAGCCACCCTGCTGAGAGCAGTGAGGAGAGTTCtgaggaggatgaagatgagACGCGTGAAACGACGGTGAAAGCTGTGAAGTGTGTCGCAACTTCCTCCCCCCCACAATGCTCCATTTTCACAAGCTGA
- the noxo1a gene encoding NADPH oxidase organizer 1a, producing MEPQRYPVSIRVLGVMQKDKKKMFMTSVLWSDDNDIVIYRTVEDFKKMHKQLKRAFPPTKKTERTVPKFQVAKKAKASQRTGSEKGLNYLKPLQTYCDKLLRSDAQVNQSVHLIQFLHPKDEELQPDYSRNGVVIMAPEEDAPRSKVQNQGGGSVTQPFATETYRCVAPFETKDTKNKPFKVAPDEKVDVLIKDKAGWWLVENEDKCLAWFPAPYLERLDDEPEDDCVDGLPERGMLYAVTKSYQATNDDEMTVSLGAVVEVLQKSENGWWLIRYKAKAGYIPSMYLKAQGSSTAHKQSRPQEPTSHSLLSPNSLAVQSQQLSRSQENLLPQRMPARPTTPKPTSPNRLQPGSKNLSKSVESLNRPQPAIPVRPIIKKAPVPPPPVKYIPKPVIKVESDIDDGRLSPEEDSDGEFTSDSDFSSDDLSSSSASTPISLSMSTDDYRLQHNRTPPPPSRYSLSPDSGLEGRLTPSASDSNIFKSANAAPRVPPRPKTKDILTRCTTVTRKNAKRAASPTPSPIQSR from the exons ATGGAGCCGCAGAGGTACCCCGTCAGCATCCGCGTACTGGGAGTGATGCAGaaggacaagaaaaaa ATGTTCATGACCTCTGTGCTTTGGTCCGACGACAATGACATCGTAATTTACAGGACGGTGGAGGACTTCAAGAAAATGCAT AAGCAGCTAAAGAGAGCATTCCCACCCACCAAAAAAACGGAGAGGACCGTGCCCAAATTTCAAG tggCAAAGAAGGCAAAAGCAAGCCAGAGGACTGGCTCAGAGAAAGGCCTCAACTACCTGAAGCCCTTGCAGACATACTGCGATAAACTGCTGAGGTCCGACGCGCAGGTCAACCAGTCGGTGCACTTGATCCAGTTTCTCCACCCCAAAGATGAAGAATTGCAGCCCGACTACTCAAGGAATGG CGTCGTCATCATGGCCCCCGAAGAAGACGCCCCTCGGAGCAAAGTCCAAAACCAGGGAGGCGGCAGCGTGACCCAGCCCTTTGCCACTGAGACGTACAGGTGCGTGGCCCCCTTTGAGACCAAGGACACCAAGAACAAGCCGTTCAAGGTGGCGCCGGATGAGAAAGTGGACGTGCTCATCAAGGACAAAGCGG GCTGGTGGCTTGTGGAGAATGAAGACAAGTGCTTGGCTTGGTTTCCTGCGCCGTACCTGGAGAGGCTGGATGATGAGCCAGAAGACGACTGTGTCGATGGACTTCCTGAAAGAG GAATGTTGTACGCTGTCACCAAGAGCTACCAAGCCACCAACGACGACGAAATGACAGTGAGCCTTGGTGCTGTGGTGGAGGTCCTGCAGAAGTCTGAAAATGGCTGGTGGCTCATCAG ATACAAAGCCAAAGCCGGCTACATCCCCAGCATGTACCTGAAAGCCCAAGGCTCCTCTACTGCACACAAGCAAAGTCGCCCCCAAGAGCCCACCAGCCATTCCCTCCTGTCTCCCAACAGCCTGGCAGTGCAGTCGCAGCAGCTGAGTCGCTCTCAAGAGAACCTTCTGCCTCAGCGGATGCCTGCCAGGCCCACCACACCCAAACCCACCTCACCCAACCGCCTCCAACCAGGGAGCAAGAATTTGTCCAAATCTGTTGAGTCCCTGAACCGACCTCAACCAGCCATTCCAGTTCGGCCCATCATCAAGAAGGCCCCCGTGCCCCCTCCCCCTGTAAAATACATCCCTAAGCCCGTCATCAAGGTGGAGAGCGACATAGATGATGGGCGCCTGAGCCCGGAGGAGGACAGCGATGGAGAATTCACAAGCGACAGTGACTTCAGCAGCGATGACCTTAGCTCCTCCTCGGCCAGCACGCCCATCAGCCTGAGCATGAGCACCGACGACTACCGTCTGCAACACAACCGCACCCCTCCGCCGCCGTCGAGGTACAGCCTCAGTCCAGACAGCGGCTTGGAGGGCAGACTAACGCCAAGTGCCTCTGACTCAAACATCTTTAAGAGTGCCAATGCGGCACCCAGGGTGCCACCCAGGCCGAAGACAAAAGACATCCTCACCCGCTGCACCACTGTCACACGCAAGAACGCAAAGAGGGCTGCGAGCCCAACACCCTCTCCCATACAGAGTCGGTAG